DNA from Acidimicrobiia bacterium:
TGCTCGCTTCTTCGAATCACTCGGAGTTCGCCACGAGAACATCCTCCTCTGCGACTCGCGCGGTGTGATCTACGAGGGTCGCGAAGGAGGCCTTACCAAGGAGAAGCTCGAGTTCGCGCAGGCCACCGACAAGCGAACGCTGGCAGAGGCCTTCGAAGGAGCAGACTGCTTCGTGGGCGTTTCCGTCGCAGGCGCCGTGACCCAGGACATGGTGCGATCGATGGCCGATCAGCCGATCATCTTCGCGCTGGCCAACCCGGATCCGGAGATCTCATATGAGGATGCCAGGGAAGCTCGCCCGGATGCCATCGTTGCAACAGGGCGCAGCGACTACCCGAATCAGGTCAACAACGTACTCGGATTCCCGTTCATCTTCCGTGGTGCGCTCGACGTGCGCGCCAGAGGCGTCTCGGAGAAGATGAAAGTCGCCGCCGCCCACGCCCTCGCCGACCTCGCCCGCGAGCCGGTCAGTGAAGTCGTGCTCAAGGCGTACAAGCTCGATCATCTCACCTTCGGGCCGGACTACATCATTCCCAAGCCCTTCGACCCCCGGGTCTTGTGGTATGTCGCGCCGGCCGTCGCCATGACCGCCTGCGAGGAAGGCCTTGCGCAGTCGCCGTGTGACGACAGGGAGCAATACGCCAACGAGCTACGAGCGAAGTTCCAGTCAACGTACGGACTCATGCACACCATCACCGTCAAGGCCAAGGAGCGGGCGATGCGGGTGGTCTACCCACAAGGAGCCGACCCTCGCATCATCCGCGCCGCCCGGCGTGTGAGCCACGAAGGAATCGCCGCTCCAATCATCCTGGGCAACATCGCAGCCATCGAGCACACGGCCGCCGGGCTGGAGATCCCACTCGATGGGATCGAGATGCTCGATCCACTCAAAGCCGACGATCACCGGGCACGGTACGCCTCTGCGCTATTCGAAACCCGGCAGCGCAAGGGCATGGCACTTGACGATGCGACGAAGGCAATATTCGAACCGAACCTGTTTGCATCGATGATGCTCAAGTTGGACGACGCCGACGCAATGCTCGGCGGATTGACAACGTACTACGCCGATACGATCCGGCCCGCCCTGCAGGTCCTGCCGCTGGAACATGGGCGCAGCATTGTGAGCGCCCTGTACATCGTCATGATCAAGGGGCGTCCGTATTTCTTCGCCGACTGCGCGGTGAACATTCGCCCGACCGCCGAACAGCTGGCCGAGATTGCCCTATCGGCGGCCGCCACGGCCCTTCACGACTTCGACGTGTCGCCGAGAGTGGCGATGATCAGCTACTCGAACTTCGGCAGCGCAGGAGGCGAGGAGCCCGAGCGTGTCCGCGCCGCGGTGCGTATCTGCAACGACAAGGCACCTGACTTGCCCCTCGACGGCGAGATGCATGCCGACACTGCGGTGATGGCGAATCTGCTGGAGCAGCGACACCCGTTCAACAAGCTCGGAGGAGCCGCCAACGTCCTG
Protein-coding regions in this window:
- a CDS encoding NADP-dependent malic enzyme — encoded protein: MSDGKGFSEALDYHSRGRPGKIEIRSTKPTATQADLSLAYTPGVAEPCLAIHADPSMGFEYTNKGNLVAVVSNGSAVLGLGNIGPLAGKPVMEGKAVLFKRFADIDVFDLEIAADDPDDIIRFCEMLEPTVGGINLEDIKAPECFYIEQTLRERLDIPVFHDDQHGTAIIAGAGFLNAIEMTGRSIEDAKVIFNGAGAAGIACARFFESLGVRHENILLCDSRGVIYEGREGGLTKEKLEFAQATDKRTLAEAFEGADCFVGVSVAGAVTQDMVRSMADQPIIFALANPDPEISYEDAREARPDAIVATGRSDYPNQVNNVLGFPFIFRGALDVRARGVSEKMKVAAAHALADLAREPVSEVVLKAYKLDHLTFGPDYIIPKPFDPRVLWYVAPAVAMTACEEGLAQSPCDDREQYANELRAKFQSTYGLMHTITVKAKERAMRVVYPQGADPRIIRAARRVSHEGIAAPIILGNIAAIEHTAAGLEIPLDGIEMLDPLKADDHRARYASALFETRQRKGMALDDATKAIFEPNLFASMMLKLDDADAMLGGLTTYYADTIRPALQVLPLEHGRSIVSALYIVMIKGRPYFFADCAVNIRPTAEQLAEIALSAAATALHDFDVSPRVAMISYSNFGSAGGEEPERVRAAVRICNDKAPDLPLDGEMHADTAVMANLLEQRHPFNKLGGAANVLVFPDLTAANAAYQLLHHLADAQVIGPILTGMSKSVHVAQRDAEVGDIVNLTAIAVLDAQRKSHNSSLAAEIERSF